The sequence GTCACCCGCTCCGCGCTGGTCAACGCCACCTCGATCGCGGGCATGCTGCTCACGACCGAGACCCTGATCGTGGAGAAGCCCGAGGACGAAGAGGCCGCTTCCGCTGGCGGGCACGGCCACGGCCACGGTCACTGATCGACCAAGCCAGAGAAGGGCCGGGCTCACCTCGACGGTGAGTCCGGCCCTCAGTGTTGGGATGGCATGGGGTAATGGCATGGGTTGACCGCTTTGCAATGTTGGCCGCATGCCATAGTCCACTAGGGCTGGCGCGATGCCATGCCGACGTCCTTCACAGAATGGTGCCGAGCAGTGAACGATCCTGACCAGTCCCGTACGAGCGAGAGTGAGTGGATGGCGTCAGGCTACGAAGCCTGCTACTACACAGGTGTGCTCGGCTGGGTGTGGGGTCGGGTGCACGCCGCTATGGAACGTCGATACCGCAGCCTTGCAGGGATTGGGACCGTCCTTGAGCTGGGAGCAGGACATGGTCAGCACGCGCACTTCGTCAAGCACCCTTTCGATCGCTACGTCGCCAGCGATCTTCGTGCCGAGCTGGTGCGCATACCGGAAGCAGACCCGCGGTTCCAGGTGGCCTCGGTAGATGCCTCGGACCTGTCGCAGTTCGGCGATGGCACGATTGATCGCCTCGTGGCAACCTGCTTGTTAGTACATCTGCCAGACCCCTATGCGGCGTTGGGGGAGTGGCGCAGGGTGCTCACGGACGGCGGCCACGCCACGATCTACGTGCCATGCGAGCCGAGCTGGCTCAACCGCACTGCCCGCTCAGGATTTATCTGGCCCAGAGCACGTCGCCACGGGGCCGAGGACCCAGAGTTGCTCGCCTACCAGGGCCACCAGGTGCACTATCCGGCGATGCGCACCTTTATCGACCGCACGTTTGCGGGCGACGACGTGAGCCGTACTCGCTACCCTGTTCCGGGGCTACCCTGGAACCTGTCGCTCTTCGAGATCGTGCACGTGCGCAAGATCGGCCCCCAGTCGGAGGGGAACTGACAGCGTCTCGGTCGCGACTGGAGACTACTGTTTCGACCACTACCCACTACCCACTACCCGTCAGGCTTCATTCGCTGGCTCTGCCGGCCCAGAAGCAGCATCCAGTCCGTCTTGATCGAAACACAGTCACCTCGGTGATCAAGACGGGTCGGTCAGCCCTGCCCCGTGACAATCACGTTGGCCATGGCGTAGTCGAGCTTCTCGACACATTGGCCGTCGTCCTCGCACGCGACCTGCGAACGGGTCAACCCGGAGAGCTGGTTCGGGTCGAAGTAGTCACTGGCCCGGATGAGATAGTCGATCTTCGACCAGTAGCCGTCGGCGAGGTCCGGGAGATTGACGCATGGATACTGGGTGTACTCGTAGGGTCCCACGAAGGCGCGCGCGGAGGCGAGCACGGTGTCGGCCTCCTCCTCTTCGACGATCGCGGGCTCCGACACTGCACCCCAGCCACCGACCCCCGCCGTTTCGTCCTTGATCACGACGTAGGCTTGCTCCGCCGCCTCGGGAATGGTCACTCGGTGTAGGGACCAGCGACGTTCGACAGACAGCGCAAGAGGAATTCGCTCGATGTCTTCGCCTCGGGCGGTGAAGACCACCTCGGCCGCAACGCCCTCCACAGTGCCGGCGGCGGACCACAGGCTCACCGCTTTGGCGTCGTTCACCGAGAAGGTAGGGCCACTCAGGACTCCCATCACCGCGTCCGGTGTGGCCGCGCCGGGGCGGTCAGTCCACGTCCCCCAGACGGGCACGGACCCGGCTAGTGGCCCGATTGACGTGCCAGCGATGTGGGGAAAGCCATTGAGAGCAAGAGCTCGGCCGACCCGCCGCGGCTGCGGTGACTCGGTGGGCAGCGGGGTCGCGGCCAGCGTGATCAACTCACCGTCGAGTACGCCGCAGGCATTGTCCCCAGCCAGCTGCCGCGCGTTCATGCCGGAGAAGCTCCACCCGTCCTCCCGCGCATCGAGCGCGATCCAGCAGAGGTTCACTACCAGTGGGAAGACGATCGCCACGCTCAGCATGACGGTCGATGGCCCTCGTAGGAGCCGTCGATCAGCAAGGACACCCAGGCACAGGGCCGCTGCCAGCGCGACGTACCAGACGGTCTGTCTCATCAACGCACCGAATTCCGCCCAGCTCCGGACCGATAGATCAGCGGCGCCCCAGCCACCTTGAGACCGGGTGAGGGTCAGCCCGGCCGCCAGAACGACCAAGGGAAGTAGCAATGCGCGACCTGGCAACCCTGTCACGCGACGGTCTTGGCACACCGCATGAGCTGCAAGGGCGGCGAACACGGTGGCGGGCACCGCATAGACACCCAGGTGCCAGGGCCACTTGCTCGACGTGAGCAGCAGACCTCCGATCCACAGCAGAGATGCCAGCCACAGGAGACGTTGTGCCTCGTTCGTGATGGCGACCCACGTGCCTGCCGTCAGACCTAGTGCGACTAGAAGAAGCACGGTAAAGGATCGTGCCCCCGTGGTGCCTGGGTAGAAAATTTGCTCGTAGCGCGACAGTTCTCCGAACATGCCCGTGTAGCTGTCTTGCGTGCTGAAGGCACGGGCGCCATCGAGCGTGCTTCGAAGGTCGAGTGCCAGGAATAGCGCCACAGCGCTGGTCGCGACAGCAATGAGCACGGCCGCACCATAGAGCCAGGCGGTCCGTCGGTCGATTCGTACGGCCCGCACGGCCGCCATCAGCAGCAATACGGTAGGCCCGAGGCAAACCCAGCCAGTTTGGTGCGCGGTCATGGCCAGGCCCGCGGACAGCAAGCCCGTGAGCACAGGAAACGGACCGGGGCGATGGTGCATGGACACGAGCGCAGCCAGCGTCACCACGCCACATAGCACCACGATCGGCTCCGCCCGAATGGTGGTCAGCCATGCCCCGCCGAAGGCCAAGAAGGTGGCTGCCACTGGTGGCCACCTCGATGCCTTTTCGCCGATGACAGGACTCAGCACGCGGGTGCGAAGCACCACCCAGGCGACGGTGAGGCACAACGCCATGAACAGTCGCAGATGTATGAACTCTGCGCCCATGGCCGCCAGGGCGGCCAAGACCATCTCGTGTGGGAAGCCCTGGGGCAGCCAAGCGTCTGAGGTGGCGAAGACGTTCCCGAACCAGTGGCGTTGCACGAGCAACTCGGTCCGCGCGAGAACCCACCCGTCATCCAGCAGGGCGGGGACGATGAATGTCAACCCGAGCAAGCTCAGAGCTACGGCTGCGTCGACCGGAGCCAGGTGGTGGCGAGGCAGGCGCCTGGTGCGCGCCGGTGGACGGCCGCGCTGAGCCCTGACCAACAAGACCGTGGCTGCGGTGGCGAGCGCCAGCGTCAAGAGGCCCGCCAGCGCTCTGCCCCACGACCACAACACGCCCGCGGGGCGAGTGAGGATCTCCACTCGCTGGACCCTCGGCAGGTCACCGGTGGTCAGCGTGTTGATCGTCGGAGCGGGTGTCCGCACCTCGTCGGAGTTGTCACCCGCAGTCAACGCAAGTGTCGAGGTTGAGGCCCGGTAGGCGGCGTGCACGTCGCAGGAACCCGGCGGTAACTCGACGCGCGCGGCCGGGTCGTACTGGGTGGTGCTGACCGCGACTGCACCCTGGTCGAGGGCCATCACCAGGGTGCCAGCCGTCAGAAGCGCCCCGTCGTCTCCACCCCTCACGAGGTCGCAGGTTGTGAAGACCTCGACCTCGTCGGGATAAGTACGGGTAAGAGGCAGGCTTCCGCCGTCGGCCGCGGTTGTCGGCTTCCACTCGATCTGCGCACGGTGAAAGGACGAGGGAACAAGAGCGAAGACGACGCCGGTCAGCAGGGCAGCAAGGGCGAAGAGGGCGGCTAGGCGCGTTGGCTGCGTCATAGGGTCTGGAAGTCCGGGCGGACGGTGGAGACAACGGGTGTCCGCTTGCCTGTTGCCAGCAGTGGCACCTCGTCGACGAAATGCACGTCGATCTGGCTGTCGCCGACGTAGGTACGTAGGTCTGTGAGGAGGTCGTCCCAGGCCGGCGTGGTCCAGTGTCGTCCTTGGACGATCTTCAGGGCGAAGGTGCCGTGTTCGTGCTGGACGACTTGGAAGAACTGCACGAGGTGGTCGTATTCCTTGAAGAAGTGGGCGAAGAAGGTGCCGGGGAGCCAGCGACCGTTGGCGCAGTGGACCAGCGCTTGCGTGCGGCCCTGGATCTGCCCGAGCCGGCTCAGACCGCGACCGCATTCGCAGGCCTGAGAGTTGTCGGCAGCCACGGCGAGGTCGCCGATGCGGTATCGGATCAGCGGGACCGAGAAGTTGTTGAGGTCGGTGATGACCACCTCGCCGAGCTCCCCGGGCAGCGCGGGGCGGCCCTCCTTGAGGATCTCGACGATGTAGGACTCGTCGAGGATGTGGTGGTCGTCGCCCTGGTCGCACTGGTAGGCGATCCCGGAGAACTCCCGGGCGCCATACTTGTCGAACACCTTGGCGCCGAGACCGTCCTCGATCTGTCGTCGGGTGTCGCTGGTCAGCATCTGGGCCGACGAGAGCACTGCGCGGGGCTGGAAGTTGAGCCGTCCACCTCGCTGGAGGTAGAGGGCCAGGAAGTTCAACGACTCGGCGTAGCCGTCGATCAAGACCGGTTTGATCTCCTCGAGCCGGCGCGCGAGCGAGTCGAGGCCACCGTCGGTGAGCTCGAAGGCCGGGATGAAGGTACGCCGGAGCATGGTGGCGTCGA comes from Nocardioides piscis and encodes:
- a CDS encoding class I SAM-dependent methyltransferase; protein product: MASGYEACYYTGVLGWVWGRVHAAMERRYRSLAGIGTVLELGAGHGQHAHFVKHPFDRYVASDLRAELVRIPEADPRFQVASVDASDLSQFGDGTIDRLVATCLLVHLPDPYAALGEWRRVLTDGGHATIYVPCEPSWLNRTARSGFIWPRARRHGAEDPELLAYQGHQVHYPAMRTFIDRTFAGDDVSRTRYPVPGLPWNLSLFEIVHVRKIGPQSEGN
- a CDS encoding arabinosyltransferase domain-containing protein, with the translated sequence MTQPTRLAALFALAALLTGVVFALVPSSFHRAQIEWKPTTAADGGSLPLTRTYPDEVEVFTTCDLVRGGDDGALLTAGTLVMALDQGAVAVSTTQYDPAARVELPPGSCDVHAAYRASTSTLALTAGDNSDEVRTPAPTINTLTTGDLPRVQRVEILTRPAGVLWSWGRALAGLLTLALATAATVLLVRAQRGRPPARTRRLPRHHLAPVDAAVALSLLGLTFIVPALLDDGWVLARTELLVQRHWFGNVFATSDAWLPQGFPHEMVLAALAAMGAEFIHLRLFMALCLTVAWVVLRTRVLSPVIGEKASRWPPVAATFLAFGGAWLTTIRAEPIVVLCGVVTLAALVSMHHRPGPFPVLTGLLSAGLAMTAHQTGWVCLGPTVLLLMAAVRAVRIDRRTAWLYGAAVLIAVATSAVALFLALDLRSTLDGARAFSTQDSYTGMFGELSRYEQIFYPGTTGARSFTVLLLVALGLTAGTWVAITNEAQRLLWLASLLWIGGLLLTSSKWPWHLGVYAVPATVFAALAAHAVCQDRRVTGLPGRALLLPLVVLAAGLTLTRSQGGWGAADLSVRSWAEFGALMRQTVWYVALAAALCLGVLADRRLLRGPSTVMLSVAIVFPLVVNLCWIALDAREDGWSFSGMNARQLAGDNACGVLDGELITLAATPLPTESPQPRRVGRALALNGFPHIAGTSIGPLAGSVPVWGTWTDRPGAATPDAVMGVLSGPTFSVNDAKAVSLWSAAGTVEGVAAEVVFTARGEDIERIPLALSVERRWSLHRVTIPEAAEQAYVVIKDETAGVGGWGAVSEPAIVEEEEADTVLASARAFVGPYEYTQYPCVNLPDLADGYWSKIDYLIRASDYFDPNQLSGLTRSQVACEDDGQCVEKLDYAMANVIVTGQG